Proteins encoded in a region of the Xylocopa sonorina isolate GNS202 chromosome 11, iyXylSono1_principal, whole genome shotgun sequence genome:
- the LOC143429415 gene encoding uncharacterized protein LOC143429415: MYKKYVGNSRAQKFIPVEDYIVKITNIRDTVKSLEESLIISRNLETERWLRYSNLKTRNNVMMHDLKKANKRNKNMLNLFRQSVTDIRFGNDITLPEPLKTEVQRTWHQKYDDLLMQNGQLKRELDTAKSLLKEKTREIGSLQQKLLTIGDTLVERNEAVENICKKYLSLKKRKDKQEMMLRSSIETLQVKKKIVE; the protein is encoded by the exons atgtataaaaaatatgTGGGAAATTCTCGTGCACAAAAATTTATTCCCGTGGAAGATTATATTGTGAAGATAACGAATATTCGCGATACTGTGAAATCTTTGGAGGAAAGTCTAATAATTTCACGAAACTTGGAGACGGAACGATGGTTACGATACTCGAATTTAAAAACAAGAAACAATGTTATGATGCACGATCTGAAGAAAGCCAATAAACGCAACAAAAATATGCTTA ATTTATTTCGACAAAGCGTAACGGACATTCGCTTTGGAAACGATATTACGCTACCGGAACCCTTAAAGACGGAGGTGCAAAGAACTTGGCATCAGAA gTATGATGATTTGTTAATGCAAAATGGACAATTAAAACGAGAACTTGATACTGCAAAATCTCTTCTTAAAGAAAAGACAAGAGAG ATCGGTAGTCTTCAACAAAAGCTATTAACAATTGGTGATACACTCGTCGAACGAAACGAGGCGGTGgaaaatatttgtaaaaaatatttatcaTTGAAGAAACGGAAGGATAAACAAGAAATGATGTTACGCAGTTCTATTGAAACGTTAcaggttaaaaaaaaaatagtagaaTGA
- the LOC143429400 gene encoding uncharacterized protein LOC143429400, with protein sequence MLKIYQAFFTFYTFLLSPLIILLLIFSYIYRRIVEVVLRIQLKDKFAGLLNGTDSVWAVEHPSALSVNNILLIIEKDARHSNINFLERFREFAKNQMVCTSFEKLLYKRKRKFGYYYWERSEEIDLRERVRWLEYERTNCDGSCDNIYNGHLKRVLWNICNQPLPENHTASWEILIGKCCPRSSHHYLRRTEDRFTSKIKVPVLFRVHHSLGDGMSLLKFFRDVIIDKESIPETFLQLDNTGFKMKSERTKKTNMVVSTKNSTNSCANRNNRLQCILQKDVVMSASMPFVHFVVFLQFVKLLKEQLDVGVNYLKNITLADLKQKMKMSLRREQDRLNILFSEVVPRKIQSWLRMTKIVVNIPGCLIQQAFHSMDKSALHGAELSGDKLVSYWLEDDFKNACDQKLFTKIQNIRSITGAKFGDVLLAALSVSLHKYFLRMNEPVPTKLSVVLPMKIEEWSEDLPLQNNFSVGILPLCISHIKGKQLADPLQNSQILERLEDIKNANDALKKRLDYMVNFMVMKYLSAILPDQFLRPIFKSHSTMVFSNLVGPQEVKILGHSLKNIVFWMPNRVNTGMGLSLLTYRGYLHLSLIADKALVQNEKALTRILENTVNEIDNLYDRLTLSFFSKRLRRSMSTPTKKAIGVL encoded by the exons ATGTTGAAAATATATCAAGCTTTCTTCACATTTTACACCTTTCTTTTGTCTCCGTTAATCATTCTATTATTAATATTCTCTTACATTTATCGCCGCATCGTAGAGGTTGTTTTAAGGATACAATTAAAGGATAAGTTCGCGGGTCTTCTCAATGGAACGGATAGCGTTTGGGCCGTGGAACATCCATCGGCACTTTCCGTGAATAATATCCTTCTGATCATTGAAAAAGATGCTCGTCATTCGAATATCAACTTTCTGGAGCGGTTTCGAGAGTTTGCGAAGAATCAAATGGTGTGCACATCTTTTGAGAAGCTGTTATACAAGAGGAAAAGAAAGTTCGGTTATTACTACTGGGAGAGAAGCGAGGAGATCGATCTGAGGGAACGTGTGAGATGGTTAGAATATGAGCGTACCAACTGCGACGGTTCCTGTGACAATATTTACAATGGTCACTTGAAAAGAGTCCTGTGGAACATCTGCAATCAACCTCTGCCGGAAAATCACACAGCGTCTTGGGAAATTCTAATCGGAAAATGCTGTCCCAGGTCGAGTCACCATTATCTTCGACGTACGGAGGATCGTTTCACGAGCAAAATTAAGGTCCCCGTTTTATTTCGCGTCCATCATTCTCTTGGTGACGGTATGTCTCTTCTGAAGTTCTTCAGAGACGTAATCATTGACAAAGAATCGATTCCAGAGACATTCTTACAGCTGGACAATACAGGTTTCAAGATGAAGAGCGAGAGAACGAAGAAGACGAATATGGTTGTGTCTACaaaaaattctacgaattcttgTGCAAATAGAAATAATAGATTGCAGTGtatacttcaaaaggacgttGTTATGTCGGCGTCCATGCCGTTCGTTCACTTTGTGGTTTTCTTGCAATTCGTTAAATTATTAAAAGAACAGCTCGATGTTGGTGTGAATTATTTGAAGAATATTACTCTGGCAGATTTAAAACAGAAAATGAAAATGTCCTTGAGAAGAGAACAAGACAGATTGAATATTCTTTTCTCCGAAGTTGTTCCTAGAAAAATTCAGAGCTGGTTAAGAATGACAAAGATTGTTGTAAACATTCCTGGCTGTTTGATTCAACAAGCTTTCCATAGTATGGACAAAAG TGCACTTCACGGAGCTGAATTGTCGGGAGATAAATTGGTATCCTATTGGTTGGAGGATGATTTTAAAAACGCCTGCGATCAGAAACTGTTCACCAAGATTCAAAACATAAGAAGTATTACAGGCGCTAAATTTGGAGATGTATTGTTAGCTGCTTTATCCGTCAGTTTACACAAGTACTTCCTTCGT ATGAATGAACCCGTTCCAACTAAGTTGAGCGTTGTTTTGCCTATGAAAATCGAGGAATGGAGCGAGGATCTTCCGTTGCAGAACAACTTCTCGGTCGGTATACTACCACTTTGCATTTCACATATAAAGGGTAAACAACTTGCTGACCCATTGCAAAATTCCCAAATTCTGGAACGCCTCGAAGACATTAAGAACGCGAATGATGCGCTAAAAAAACGTCTCGATTACATGGTGAATTTTATGGTAATGAAGTATCTTTCGGCTATATTACCCGATCAATTTTTACGACCGATTTTCAAAAGTCATAGCACCATGGTGTTTAGCAATTTAGTTGGCCCTCAAGAAGTGAAAATTTTGGGGCACTCTTTAAAGAACATTGTTTTCTGGATGCCGAACAG GGTTAACACAGGAATGGGATTATCGTTATTAACTTATCGAGGCTATTTGCATTTGTCTTTGATTGCTGATAAAGCTCTGGTGCAAAATGAAAAGGCTCTCACGAGAATTTTAGAAAACACTGTAAATGAAATCGATAACCTCTACGATAGACTAACTTTGTCATTCTTTTCAAAGAGGCTTCGTAGAAGCATGTCAACACCCACGAAGAAAG CAATCGGTGTGTTGTAA
- the LOC143429223 gene encoding uncharacterized protein LOC143429223 yields MRKIWNKEETSTLEADEEAEDHGLTSTDESPAIISNIDDPRILTILRNLKLNCPCKSCTEHDLPTSSRQKDESDLKVSPPGESRRKKWSSRHRQIVDTSSEDLDVPSNYNSEDTKKRKKGRNKAKNILTQRIKTNSIVNASPKISNRRQSSFSFLNTLFDIVFWPYLFLKTNR; encoded by the exons ATGAGAAAAA TTTGGAACAAAGAGGAGACGTCGACGTTGGAGGCGGATGAAGAAGCAGAAGATCATGGATTAACGTCAACCGATGAATCCCCCGCTATTATTAGCAACATCGACGATCCCCGTATCTTAACTATCCTGCGAAACTTAAAGCTGAATTGTCCATGCAAATCATGCACCGAACACGATCTTCCAACTAGCAGTCGACAGAAAGACGAGAGCGATTTAAAAGTTTCACCCCCAGGGGAAAGCCGAAGAAAAAAATG GTCATCGAGACATCGACAAATCGTTGATACGAGTTCGGAAGACTTGGACGTACCATCTAATTACAATAGTGAAGAcacgaagaaaagaaagaaaggtcGGAACAAAGCGAAAAACATATTAACCCAACGTATTAAAACAAACTCGATAGTAAATGCGTCTCCGAAAATTTCTAACCGTCGACAATCTAGCTTTTCGTTTCTTAATACCCTTTTTGACATTGTTTTTTGGCCTTACTTATTTTTGAAAACGAATCGGTAA
- the LOC143429269 gene encoding uncharacterized protein LOC143429269, with protein sequence MSARSRYGSRNTPTNKRFRSPRITTAKNYATKPQVTYDYDAAISQPDVPNLLDRKKIGRGVMVSGVTLKKRAAKIRLKEPIMTSKNFQKRSQEFKIKSIVQKTVKARSSNNKNVHHVKKTLASTEDNKYIDEKENVTNNGITDDDNLSNFIRVCVFIFPSPFFLSFAPFNVLFSNKYLQTKICKPLSADCCITINCALYLEPNGVNDKNVFYKDATKETCEDKNDGNNEIVEEEIIDERIDNSENVTARSLVQAKGSKIPRAKIPIVHTFYEFHPVQYSRKNKIN encoded by the exons ATGAGCGCAAGATCGCGATATGGGTCCCGAAATACACCGACAAACAAACGATTCCGTAGCCCGCGTATAACTACTGCCAAAAATTACGCAACAAAACCGCAAGTAACATACGACTATGATGCTGCAATCAGCCAGCCGGACGTACCAAATCTGTTAGATCGCAAGAAAATTGGTCGTGGCGTGATGGTTAGTGGAGTTACACTTAAAAAGAGAGCTGCAAAAATTCGCTTAAAAGAGCCAATCATGACAAGCAAGAATTTTCAGAAAAGATCACAGGAATTCAAGATAAAATCCATAGTACAAAAAACCGTAAAAGCACGATCATCTAATAATAAGAATGTGCATCACGTGAAAAAAACCCTCGCCTCTACTGAGGATAATAAGTATATCGATGAGAAAGAAAATGTTACCAACAATGGTATTACTGATGACGACAATTTGTCGAATTTCATAAGGGTATGTGTATTTATATTTCCTTCTCCTTTCTTCCTTTCCTTCGCTCCATTTAATGTCTTGTTCTCGaacaaatatttgcaaacgaAGATTTGCAAGCCTTTATCAGCAGATTGCTGCATAACCATTAATTGCGCAC TGTACTTAGAACCTAACGGAGTGAATGACAAAAATGTTTTCTATAAGGATGCAACGAAAGAAACGTGCGAGGATAAAAATGACGGCAATAATGAAATTGTGGAAGAAGAAATAATAGACGAGAGAATAGATAATTCCGAAAATGTGACAGCGAGATCACTGGTTCAAGCTAAGGGCAGTAAAATTCCCCGTGCGAAGATTCCGATTGTTCACACGTTCTACGAATTCCACCCGGTACAGTATTCTCGAAAaaacaaaattaattaa